The DNA segment TCGCTTCACTTTTACTTGAACTTCACTTTCATTTAAGTACTCGCTGTTGGGGGAATCTCCCACAGAATGTCGGCGGCattgagactgagactgagagtcTGAGCTCTGCAAAAATTTCCAAGAAATCATTTGGTTACGCATGTTATCAACACACCTGAAcctcaaaataaaaagaagagaaaaacacAACGCTTGTTGTTCTTTCCAACTACAATTCTTCAGCTCATATATTTACATCTTCGGTAAGTGAATTACTTTGACTTCAATGGAAGTGACCCACAATTTTATTGCAGAGCACAATAATCTCTTTTGGGGCTAAGGTCAAGAGGGAACCGAACGGTGACTTCGACTTCAGAGATGATTTCATCGATTTGGTTTCATCAGCCAAAGAAGAAAATGtatcaaaaaaatacgaaGACAAATTACATATGGATTCGCACATTGCATGCATATCGTATGATATGAATCGACGCGGCATACGAAAATTGAGAAACGATTATCAATGCGATGCAAATCGGATGAtcagtgtgtgtttttgtcaCAAAAAGTCATTGCGCCGCAAACtattgcagcagcaatagcataCTCTCCTACATCTTTGGCTTTTCAAACTCAATATACAATATCGCATGATGATATATGGAGAGTGCATTGATCCAAGCGCTATTTCAGGGACAACTGATATCACATATCGATGATAATATACGACCACCGAGAGAGTACAGTAGTCGACAAATGTGTGGACTGGATTTCGGATTTGAGATTCTTgggcattttgttttttttgatATCAATTTCGATCTGGAGTTGGGAGGAACACCTTGAACTTCCACTGACCGACCCGACTTGCTCCGACTTTGGAGAAGTCCGTTCCGTTAATTTATGCGCTAAGCAAGCTAAGATATTCTAAAATACCCCACACACTCTCGAGAATATTCCCAAAAAGAATACGCGAAACACGTACACACATATTACTCTCGGACTCGAGCCACAATCACATcacaacaaataattcaatGCATTGCGCCTGCAGATCACGCTAGTTATACGATAAATTCTGTGATATGCATGAGATATTTGGCGCCGATTCGATCGAGCATACGAAATCGAAATGTGCCcccaaatgcaaacaaaattctAATGCAATAGATGCTTTGTACATACAGTATGTGTATCGAAAGGTGCCATCAAGTCGGCGAAATTCCTTTAATGCGCATCTTGCGAGGTTCAATGTTTGACATTGACATGTGCCAAGGCTTGCTGCGGGTTCTCCTCCTcttcccgctctctctctctctcttcttctcgaTTAGCTCTCAATCTGTGCAATCAGTAAACAAGAGAACCCATTTACcatattgctattgctattacTTTTGCCAAATGGTTTCTCACTTCTCAATTCGGACCCATTTCTCAGTTGTAGCGCCATGCGGGCGCAGCATGCAAAACTCTAACTCTAACAGCAGaggcaaaacacacacatgtgtttGGCATGTGTGTATCTTTATCTTTTGCTTAGTCCTCGTGCCTGCCACACCATCAGGCGTTGACATAGGTGTGAGACCGAGGGCCATCGCATATCCTTGCGTAGTCCTGCCTGCAAGGGTTGACGTTTGCTAACTGAATAACCCAATCAATTACTCaatccaaaaaagaaaataagttagaaagctatagtcgagtgtactcgactgtgagatacccgctacccattttgaataaaaaaatatattttgcggtatttttctcaaaatataccaagtatactacaacaagtaagaaagctacagtcgagtgtgctcgacggtgagatacccgctacccatttttaataaaggcaaaatattgcggtatcattttcaaaatatacagaatatattgcaaaaatactaaaaatataccaaatggtatatttggtatatcgatatagtacaccattcaaaatataccatagacggcacagtgtaccagattgtcggccaaagcaactcagaccctagtaagtaggcgcttttgcccatacaaaagtatttctttaataacttccacaatttttatctgatcgtaaccaaattttcaggaatcataactactatagtagttcttgtatacaccaaaattcgcaactctagctttaaaattaggcttgttattcgatttttttgatttgcgggggcggaagtgggcgtgacaaaaatttgaaacaaacttgatctgcgtgcaaacataacaaatgctgtcgaaaaaaaattatagctctatttcttatagtctctgagatccagtgtttcacacggacagacagacagacacacagacggacagacggacatggctagatagtctcggctgttgacgctgatcaagaatatatatactttatacatttcatgccggcacaaagttataatacccttctaccctatgggtagcgggtataaacatgTCAAAGTCATGATATTCGCCTGGACACACAACACttcattataattatacaatttacttGCTTGAAAGATATCAAAATTGGAATTAAATTATGTCTAAGCAACAAGATCTATCTATGCTAATACACTCAtctaatttgtattatttgagAATTACAAACacttaaagttaaaataaaaaaccttttaaaataatcgttttctaattttctttcattatGTTTGTTCAagatgttttttatttgagaCTATTTGATAAAATGCACTTAACTGTTGACTGCTGAAAGTGTTTGAAatgtgcattttaaaatatatcaagatttcaaaatcaatttcTATTAAACGTGCTGAATCAAATTAACAATGTTGTTCTAATTTTTCGCATTCCATAAATATGAGATTATAAAGATGATTCATAGTGATTGGAAAAATCCATAATATATTCATGAAAATTTTCCGGGTATTCGAAGCTTTTCTCTATATTCTAATCTTCTAGCTTGTAAATACCATTCTATTTTTAAGAAACTTGCATTATAGGAATGCGAGTTCGATTATTCAACCGAAAGTTTTGTGACTAATTGcacaatatgattatacattTGAAacacttaattgaattttctacAGCATTGCGCCTCATACAATGAGTCAGTTATTTGTGAAACTCGAAGAAGTAACAAGCTTACAAACAATGAAATACGGGTGGATAATATTTGTGCTATTTCAACTCGTTCTATTGCTGTCGATGCAACCGAGGGAAGCAAATGGCGCCTGTTGTAGGCATGAAGATGGTTGGTGTAAGGACGGGACATTTGCGACGCCCTGCTGTGGAATAAATCAATGCAATATGTTTTGCTGCAATTGCAGATGCAGAAGTGGATGgtgaaacataaatttaacattttaaaattcctATTCATCAGAGAGAACTTAATgagtacattttttttaggAGGTCCCGGAATAGCCACGGTGAAGATTCTCAAAGGTAACAAAATTCTCCGTTTTTATCTGAATGAAAGTTCTTTGGTTAACTATTGCTTTAACTTGACATTGAGAATCACGGCCTAAGAGTATCATATTTTTTTAGGAGTTCCCGTCGTCATGATCATCGTCATACCCATGATCGTGATCATCACCACAAACACAAAGggtaaataattattttgtgctAAATTGCGgatttataattaaacaaactaTATGTTCTTAGAAGAAAACATTCCGATTCCTGCAAGTACACAATTCTCGCCATGTGGACATCAAAGGAATAAgctttttataaacaattaatttaatactgAGAATTAAATTGCTCTCATTGAAGTTAATGGAGCGTGGCATGCAAAAATTCTAAGACTGTCTTCTTTCAATTCCAACGTTGGCTGGTCAAACACAGCAAACAGAAAACGCAAAAGATATAGGCATAGTCCTCGTGTTGGGCGAAACCGAGAGCCAGAGTATATTCTGGGTTATTCGTGGATGCGAGATCTCAGATCTCAGAAAAGAACTATTGTCCTAATGGTTATttaatttggttgcgattatTTAACAATTGTATGAAATAATTGTATAGGCAAAAGTCGGCTGTTGTCGagaggtcttagttgctttggttggcaatccagtatattttgaatgtagcagtatattgatatacgaaatatcttttgtgtattttaggGCTAATCTATAATATATTCGTGAACATTTTCCGGGTATTCGACGCTTTTCTCTATATCCTACTCTTCTAGGGTGCAACtatcattctttttttttgcaatttgcattataGGAATTCGAGTTCGGTTATTTAACCGAAAGTTTCATGACAAATTGcataatatgattatacatTTGAAACACTTAATTTAACTTTCTACAGCATTGCGCCTCATACAACTTGTCAGTTATTTGTGAAAGTCGAAGAAGTAACAAGCTTACAAACAATGAAATACGGGTGGATAATATTTGTGCTATTTCAACTCGTTCTATTGCTGTGGATGCAACCGAGGGAAGCAAGTGGCGCCTGTTGTCGCCCTATAGGAACTAATTGTCTGGACGGGACGTTTGCCACGCCCTGCTGTGGAAAAgataattgcaatattttttgctgCAATTGCAGATGCAAAAAACCATGgtgaaacataaatttaacattttaaaattcctATTCATCAGAGAGAACTTAAtgagcatattttttttttaggtttctCCGGAATAGGCATGGTGAACATTCTCAAAggtaacaaaattatttggtTAACTATTGCTTTAACTTGACATTGAGAATCCAGGCATAAgagtttcatattttttaggAGTTCCCGTCGTCATGATCATCGTCATACCCATGATCGTGATCATCATCACAAACACAACgggtaaatattaattttgtgctAAATTGCGGATTTATAATTTAACCAACTATATGTTCTTAGAAAAAAACATTCCGATTCCTGCAAGTACACAATTCTCGCCATGTGGACATCAAAGGAATAAgctttttataaacaattaatttaatactgAGAATTAAATTGCTCTTATTGAAGTTAATGGCATTAAAAAATCCTAAGACTGTcttctttcaatttcaatgttgGCTGGTCAAACACAGCAAACAGAAAACGCAAAAGATATAGGCATAGTCCTCGTGTTGGGCGAAACCGAGAGCCAGAGTACAAGGTGCGTTCCAAAGTAAACAGGACTTTTTGAATCTAGCGCCCTCTGGCGGCGCCATCTATATGTCAATTGGTGCGTTAGAATCTGCTATCCTTTATCGACTTCCAGTAAAAATTTCATGACATTTCATCTATTGGAAGTGAAGTTATTGCGTTTCAAGTGTCAGTATGTTTTTGTCATCGGTGCGAAAATGAGCTTCGaacaaaacattaaattttgttttaaaatttttaccGAAACGATTCAATTGACGAAACAAGTTTATGGCGATGCTTGCCTATCCCGTAGCAGAGTGCACGAGTGGTTTCAATGTTTTCAAAGTGATCGTGAGGACATAAATGACGATGAACATGTGGGCCAACCAAAATCCGTGATCACCGAAAATTCCATCGAAACTGTACGTGAATTCATGAAAAATCAGCCGAAATCATCATTGAAATTAATGGAAATAGAATTGATCATCTCCAAAACATCGATTTATCGCATTTTGACCGAACATTTGGGTGTGTGCACGGTTTGTTCCGCACAAATTGACGGACGTCCAAAAATTGCTCAGAATTCAACATTCGAAGTACCGACTATTGGACcaaaaatcacattttaacCATCAACCACTCCCCGTATTCACCTGATATTGCACCGTGCGACTTCTACCTTTTcggaaaaatgcatttgccgaTGAAAGGAAAGCGTTATGCAGACGTCGAGGCCATTCAAAAGGCTTGCACCGGCATACTGGAGGCCATACCGGGCAACGAGCTAAAACACTCGTTCGACTTGCTTTTGGACCGCGTAAAAAAGCTGTATTAAAGCAGAAGGAgtctattttgaataatataaattgattttgccgAAAAAAATACTTGTTCTGTCTTTTTGTTAAAAGTCCTGTTTACTTTGGAACGCACCATGTATATTCTGGGTTATTCGTGGATGCGAGATCTCAGATCTTAGAAAAGAATTATCATCCtttggtttttatacccgctaccaatagggtagaagggtattataactttgtgccggcaggaaatgtatgtaacaggtagaaggaggcttatccgaccctataaagtatatatattcttgatcagcatcaacagccgagacgatctagccatgtgcgtctgtccgtccgtccgtatgaaacactggatctcagagactataagagatagagctataattttttttcgacagcatttgttatgtttgcacgcagatcaagtttgtttcaaatttttgccacgcccacttccgcccccgcaaatcaaaaaaaaatcgaataacaagcgtaatttttagagtttcgaattttggtatatataataacaactatattagttatgattcctgaaaatttggttgcgatcagataaaaattgtcgaagttattagaggaatacttttgtatgggcaaaaacgcctacttactaggggtcttagttcctttggctgataatctggtatattgtgccgtctatggtatattttgaatgcggtgctatataccatttggtatatttttagtatttttgcagtatatttgttatattttgagaataatatcgcaaaatatattgcttttattcaaaagaggtagcgggtatctcacagtcgagtaaactcgactttcttacttgtttaatttggttgcgatcattTAACAATtgtatgaaataattttatatagcaAAAGTCGACTGTTGTCGACAggacttagttgctttggtttggaatctggtatattttgtacgatatagtatattttgaatgtagcagtatattgatatacgaaatatcttttgt comes from the Drosophila sulfurigaster albostrigata strain 15112-1811.04 chromosome 2L, ASM2355843v2, whole genome shotgun sequence genome and includes:
- the LOC133842608 gene encoding uncharacterized protein LOC133842608 isoform X2, with the protein product MSQLFVKLEEVTSLQTMKYGWIIFVLFQLVLLLSMQPREANGACCRHEDGWCKDGTFATPCCGINQCNMFCCNCRCRSGWFLRNRHGEHSQRSSRRHDHRHTHDRDHHHKHNGKKHSDSCKYTILAMWTSKE
- the LOC133842608 gene encoding uncharacterized protein LOC133842608 isoform X3, with amino-acid sequence MKYGWIIFVLFQLVLLLWMQPREASGACCRPIGTNCLDGTFATPCCGKDNCNIFCCNCRCKKPWFLRNRHGEHSQRSSRRHDHRHTHDRDHHHKHNGKKHSDSCKYTILAMWTSKE
- the LOC133842608 gene encoding uncharacterized protein LOC133842608 isoform X1; amino-acid sequence: MSQLFVKLEEVTSLQTMKYGWIIFVLFQLVLLLSMQPREANGACCRHEDGWCKDGTFATPCCGINQCNMFCCNCRCRSGWRSRNSHGEDSQRSSRRHDHRHTHDRDHHHKHKGRKHSDSCKYTILAMWTSKE